The genomic interval CAAAATGCCTCCATCCCTTTCCGGAATTCACGGGCATAATGCTCTCCGAGGCGAATGATGACCTGGTTCAGGCTGCCGGTTTCCTCTGCTGTCTGAATCATTTCCCTGACTGTTATGGGTAAAAATGACTGCTTTCGAAAGGGGGCGGAAAAACCCTTGCCCTTCTCCACGCTTTCGATCAGTTCTCTGATAAACTTCTGGTACAGGGTAGTGCGGACCAGGGACCTGGTGATCAAAAGTCCCTCCAGGAGCGGCACTCCGGCGTTCATGAGAAACCCGAGAGTTGACAGGAAATGGGAAGTATAGAACTCGATCAGCATCCGGTTGATAATCGGTATCCTCAGCCGCAGGCTCTCAAGAGAGGCCACCGCCTTTTGATTCTTCCACAGGGCACTGATCGCCAAAACAATCGCTGCCAGCCCAAGGACCAGGAGATACCAGTGCTCTTTCAGTGCATGGCTCAACCCCATAAGGAAGCGGGTACTCCAGGGCAGAAGGGCCTCCTTCCCCTCCAGGAATATGGCCAGCTTAGGGAAAACATAGGCAATGACGAAAAAAACAACCAGAACTGAAAAGGCTATCAGAACCAGAGGATAAGTCAGGGCCTTGCGGATGGCACTGATATACTCCTCTCTCTGCTGATAATAATCAGCCAGTTGTTTCATCATCTGTTTTAAAAAACCGCCGCTTTCTCCAGCCCTGATCATGCTGACAAAGAGCGGGGAAAAGACATGCGGATATTTCGACAGGGAATCGGAAAAAAGCTGGCCTGATTCGATCTGTTCCAGGATTTTTTCGATAACCTCCTTGAAGTAGGGGTTCTGAACCTGCGGTGCCATGACTCCCAGCGCGCGGTTCAAGGGATTGCCCGTTTCCAGCATGAGCGACATCTGAGAAGTAAAGAGCATCAGCTCCTTGCCTTTCACTTTCTTCCCCCAGGAAAAATACGCAAGAAGGTCTTTGGGCTTTTCCTGGTTCTTGTCCTTGATTTTGAGCTTTGGCTGGGTGATACTTACCGCCATGATTAATCTCCGATCAATACCGCCCGGTTAACCTCTTCTATGGTGCTGACTCCCTCTTTAACTTTTTTTAATCCTTCATCCTTCAGGGTTCTTTCGTTCTTTTTGGCCATCATATCCCTGAACTGGTTAATTCCTGCCCCTTCGAG from bacterium carries:
- a CDS encoding type II secretion system F family protein, whose protein sequence is MAVSITQPKLKIKDKNQEKPKDLLAYFSWGKKVKGKELMLFTSQMSLMLETGNPLNRALGVMAPQVQNPYFKEVIEKILEQIESGQLFSDSLSKYPHVFSPLFVSMIRAGESGGFLKQMMKQLADYYQQREEYISAIRKALTYPLVLIAFSVLVVFFVIAYVFPKLAIFLEGKEALLPWSTRFLMGLSHALKEHWYLLVLGLAAIVLAISALWKNQKAVASLESLRLRIPIINRMLIEFYTSHFLSTLGFLMNAGVPLLEGLLITRSLVRTTLYQKFIRELIESVEKGKGFSAPFRKQSFLPITVREMIQTAEETGSLNQVIIRLGEHYAREFRKGMEAFCAILEPIIIIFMGIIVGIIVLSIIIPIFRLSSGAH